The following nucleotide sequence is from Spirochaetota bacterium.
GGCTACCGCGGCGTATCTCTTTCTCTACTTCTCGAATACCGTGGTGAGCATTCCCTATTCGTCGCTTACCCCGGAGCTTACCCGTGATTATAATGAACGCACATCGCTCAACGGTTTCCGTATGTCATTCGCCGTTGTCGGCACGCTCATCGGCGCCGGTACATTCCTTCCCCTTGTCGGGGCGTTCGGCGATCGTCGCCTGGGCCATACCGTCACCGGCGCTCTCTTCGGCGCGATAATGCTCATGACCGCGCTCATCACGTTCGCAAGCGTGCGTGAGCAGCCCGCAAAAAAACTGAAAAGGATGCCGGCATTCGCGTCGTATCGATCGGCCTTGACGAGCGGGCCGTTCCTCATCATCGTTCTCACGTGGATGCTTGCGACCATCGCGGTCACCATCATCAGCGGCACGCTCATCTACTATTTCAAATACATCTACAGCGCGCCCGACAGCGCGATCAATACTGCGCTTATCATCATGCTCCTTGCCGCAATGATCTCTATCCCGCTCTGGGTGATGATAGCGAAAAAAGTGGAAAAGAAATTCTGCTACGCTGCCGGCATGGCATTGCTTGCTGCCGCTGTCATCGTATTTTATTTCTTCGGCGAACGAGGAGGCGTGCCGTTCGCGTATGTGACCATGGGGATAAGCGGTTTCGCCCTCGCTACGCACTACGTGTTCCCCTGGTCGATAGTCCCCGATGCCATAGAGTATGATCGCGTAAAGACGAAACAGGAACGCGAGGGATTGTTCTATGGGCTCTGGACATTTGTATCAAAGCTCGGCGGTGCGTTTGCGGGGCTCGTTATGGGGGCGGTGTTCTCGCTTTCGGGGTATCTTCCTAACATCGCGCAAAGCACGTCGGCGAAAGACGGAATAAAGCTTCTGTTTGGTCCCATCGCTGCGGTATTTTTTATAGCCGCTGCCGTGGTGCTGCTGTTCTATCCGATCGACAGCCGCACGTATGCGAAATTACGCGCTCGTTGATGATCCCGCCGACTATCCGTATACTCGCATATCAAAGATCTCCGCGTACGGGGATCCCCACGTCGCATGCACAAGGAGCCGCACGCCCTTCGCCCGTATCGGTTTGAACTGATGGCGGCGGAATCGCAGTATATTCTCCGGTTCCTCGATGATGGTCTCATATCCCGTATCGGTTATCGCCTGGACTTCGTACGAGCGCACAAGCTCTTCGAACATTTTGTTATAGTACGCGCGGCGCGTGTTGAGCTCGGTATTGAACACGAGATCGATGCTTTGTATCGTCGACTC
It contains:
- a CDS encoding glycoside-pentoside-hexuronide (GPH):cation symporter, giving the protein MNTNKLPISVKIGFGVCDLGGNMFYTITAFWLMNYLTDTVGLAASLAGISLMLVRVWDAVADPVVGLLSDRTRSRWGRRRPFIFFGSIALFIAMIVMFTAPAFTGQTALFIWATAAYLFLYFSNTVVSIPYSSLTPELTRDYNERTSLNGFRMSFAVVGTLIGAGTFLPLVGAFGDRRLGHTVTGALFGAIMLMTALITFASVREQPAKKLKRMPAFASYRSALTSGPFLIIVLTWMLATIAVTIISGTLIYYFKYIYSAPDSAINTALIIMLLAAMISIPLWVMIAKKVEKKFCYAAGMALLAAAVIVFYFFGERGGVPFAYVTMGISGFALATHYVFPWSIVPDAIEYDRVKTKQEREGLFYGLWTFVSKLGGAFAGLVMGAVFSLSGYLPNIAQSTSAKDGIKLLFGPIAAVFFIAAAVVLLFYPIDSRTYAKLRAR